A genomic window from Triticum urartu cultivar G1812 chromosome 7, Tu2.1, whole genome shotgun sequence includes:
- the LOC125521695 gene encoding protein TIFY 11e-like, with protein MAATGSAKSRRFAAACSVLSRCIKAAEARPVALPLMPGAEVPALQDEHAVGPAPEHAQMTIFYGGQVLVLDEVPAERAAEMLRVAAAAGTAPGDGDLPMARKASLQRFMEKRRGRVAARAVPYSRPDGDAFSCNRLTLTL; from the coding sequence ATGGCGGCAACAGGGAGCGCTAAGAGCCGACGGTTCGCTGCAGCGTGCAGCGTTCTCAGCCGCTGCATCaaggcggcggaggcgcggcCGGTGGCTCTCCCCCTCATGCCCGGAGCGGAAGTGCCCGCGCTGCAAGACGAGCACGCTGTGGGTCCTGCGCCGGAGCATGCGCAGATGACCATCTTCTACGGCGGGCAGGTGCTGGTGCTGGACGAGGTCCCGGCAGAGAGGGCGGCCGAGATGCTCCGGGTAGCTGCCGCAGCAGGCACCGCGCCAGGGGACGGCGACCTGCCCATGGCGAGGAAGGCGTCGCTGCAACGGTTCATGGAGAAGCGCAGGGGAAGGGTCGCCGCGCGCGCAGTCCCTTACAGCCGGCCCGACGGCGACGCTTTCTCTTGTAACCGCCTCACGCTCACGCTCTGA
- the LOC125521789 gene encoding protein TIFY 11e-like has protein sequence MAATGSAKSRRFAAACGVLSRCIKAAETRPAATVVLPLMPGAEVPAQDDYAAGPAPEHAQMTIFYGGQVLVLDQVPADRAAELLRVAAVSGTAQGNCEAADGDLPMARKASLQRFMEKRKGRLAARALPYSRPDGDAFSWSRLTLTL, from the coding sequence ATGGCGGCGACAGGGAGCGCTAAGAGCCGACGGTTCGCCGCAGCGTGCGGAGTTCTCAGCCGCTGCATCAAGGCGGCGGAGACGCGGCCGGCGGCCACGGTGGTCCTCCCCCTCATGCCCGGAGCGGAAGTGCCAGCGCAAGACGACTACGCGGCGGGTCCTGCACCGGAGCACGCGCAGATGACCATCTTCTACGGTGGGCAGGTGCTGGTGCTGGACCAGGTGCCGGCCGACAGGGCGGCCGAGCTGCTGCGTGTCGCTGCTGTCTCAGGCACAGCGCAAGGGAACTGCGAGGCAGCGGATGGCGACCTGCCCATGGCGAGGAAGGCATCGCTGCAGCGGTTCATGGAGAAGCGCAAGGGAAGGCTCGCCGCGCGCGCCCTTCCCTACAGCCGGCCCGACGGCGACGCGTTCTCCTGGAGCCGTCTCACGCTTACGCTCTGA